The proteins below come from a single Hemitrygon akajei unplaced genomic scaffold, sHemAka1.3 Scf000041, whole genome shotgun sequence genomic window:
- the LOC140720371 gene encoding uncharacterized protein, which yields MAHQRVHIGERPFTCSDCGKGFTRSSYLKVHQRVHTGEWLFTCSDCGKGFTRSSYLKVHQRDHTGERPFTCSDCGKGFTRSSKLTIHQRVHTGEKPFTCSECGKGFTCSSKLKVHQRVHTREMPFTCSDCGKGFTQSSDLLVHKSFHTRDRPFTCSDCGKGFTCSSKLKVHWRVHTGERPFTCSECGKGFTQSSSLKAHQSIHTREWPFTCSDCGKGFTRSSKLQRHQRVHTG from the coding sequence atggctcaccagcgagttcacatcgGGGaacggccattcacctgctcggactgtgggaaaggattcactcggtcatcttatctgaaggtacaccagcgagtgcacactggggagtggctgttcacctgctcggactgtgggaaaggattcactcggtcatcttatctgaaggtacatcagcgagatcacactggagagaggccattcacctgctcagactgtggaaagggattcactcgatcatccaaGCTGacgatacatcagcgagttcacactggggagaagccattcacctgctcagaatgtgggaagggattcacttgctcatctaaactgaaggtacatcaacgagttcacaccagagagatgccattcacctgctcagactgtgggaagggattcactcagtcatctgacctactggtacacaagtcatTTCACACAAGAgacaggccattcacctgctcagactgtgggaagggattcacatgctcatctaaactgaaggtacattggcgagttcacactggagagaggccgttcacctgttcagaatgcgGGAAGGGTTTCACTCAATCATCCAGCCTAAAGGCACACCAGTCAATTCACACtagggagtggccgttcacctgctcagactgtgggaagggattcactcggtcatctaaactacagagacaccagcgagttcacactgggtag